One genomic segment of Burkholderia pyrrocinia includes these proteins:
- a CDS encoding cystine ABC transporter substrate-binding protein, translated as MKFALLKKLLVAGLIGTSFAAATAHAADLLDQVKQRGTLRVGLEGTFPPFNSKNPQGELVGFDVDIAKAVAAKLGVKAEFVTTEWSGIIAGLQAGKFDVIANQVGITDKRKETLDFSPAYTYSSAQLIQRKDDTREFKSLDDLKGKKLGVALGTNYMDMAKSVPGVDVKTYPGAPEYLRDLAAGRLDAALNDRLMLAYLTKNSQLPLRPGANVGSANPSGIPFRKGNPKFQKAIDDAMAQLAADGTFTKISDKWFGIDVTKPIK; from the coding sequence ATGAAATTTGCGCTGCTGAAGAAGCTGCTGGTTGCCGGCCTGATCGGCACGTCGTTCGCCGCCGCCACCGCGCATGCGGCCGACCTCCTCGACCAGGTGAAGCAACGCGGTACGCTGCGAGTCGGCCTCGAGGGCACGTTCCCGCCGTTCAACTCGAAGAACCCGCAAGGCGAGCTCGTCGGCTTCGACGTCGACATCGCGAAGGCTGTCGCCGCGAAGCTCGGCGTGAAAGCCGAGTTCGTGACGACCGAATGGAGCGGCATCATCGCGGGCCTGCAGGCCGGCAAGTTCGACGTGATTGCCAACCAGGTCGGCATCACCGACAAGCGCAAGGAAACGCTCGACTTCTCGCCGGCGTACACGTACTCGTCCGCGCAACTGATCCAGCGCAAGGACGACACGCGTGAGTTCAAGTCGCTGGACGACCTGAAGGGCAAGAAGCTCGGCGTCGCGCTCGGCACGAACTACATGGACATGGCGAAGTCGGTGCCCGGCGTCGACGTGAAGACGTACCCGGGCGCGCCCGAGTACCTGCGCGATCTCGCAGCCGGCCGTCTCGACGCCGCGCTCAACGATCGCCTGATGCTCGCGTACCTGACGAAGAATTCGCAACTGCCGCTGCGCCCGGGCGCGAACGTCGGCTCGGCGAACCCGTCGGGCATCCCGTTCAGGAAGGGCAACCCGAAGTTCCAGAAGGCGATCGACGACGCGATGGCGCAACTCGCGGCCGACGGCACGTTCACGAAGATCTCGGACAAGTGGTTCGGCATCGACGTGACGAAACCGATCAAGTAA
- a CDS encoding amino acid ABC transporter permease: MSTTSLLVQSLPVLAQGAVLTVKFAVLSMVFGLLGALVLAMMGIRQSEPLDGFERIWVNALAWLARAYVSLMRGTPLLVQIFVIYYGLPSLGISLDPTPAGVIALSANVAAYMSESMRGAINGIHRGQWLASYSLGLSWGQTLRYVIGPQALRIAVPSLSNSLISLIKDTSLVSVITVTELLRSAQEVIAATYQPLPLYLAAAAVYWILCQILEWVQRWYEKRLSLPSRH; encoded by the coding sequence ATGTCGACAACGTCCCTGCTCGTCCAATCGCTGCCGGTGCTCGCCCAGGGCGCCGTACTGACCGTCAAGTTCGCCGTGCTGTCGATGGTGTTCGGCCTGCTCGGCGCTCTCGTGCTCGCGATGATGGGCATCCGGCAAAGCGAGCCGCTCGACGGCTTCGAACGCATCTGGGTCAACGCGCTAGCGTGGCTCGCGCGCGCGTACGTGAGCCTGATGCGCGGCACGCCGCTACTCGTGCAGATCTTCGTCATCTACTACGGGCTGCCGAGCCTCGGCATCTCGCTCGACCCGACGCCGGCCGGCGTCATCGCACTGTCCGCAAACGTCGCGGCTTACATGTCCGAAAGCATGCGCGGCGCGATCAACGGCATTCACCGCGGCCAGTGGCTCGCGTCGTACAGCCTCGGGCTGTCGTGGGGGCAGACGCTGCGCTACGTGATCGGCCCGCAGGCGCTGCGCATCGCGGTGCCGAGCCTGTCGAACAGCCTGATCAGCCTGATCAAGGACACGTCGCTCGTGTCCGTGATCACCGTGACCGAACTGCTGCGCAGCGCGCAGGAAGTCATCGCGGCGACCTATCAGCCGCTGCCGCTCTATCTCGCCGCCGCGGCCGTGTACTGGATCCTGTGCCAGATCCTCGAATGGGTGCAGCGCTGGTACGAAAAGCGCCTGTCGCTGCCGTCGCGGCACTGA
- a CDS encoding Gfo/Idh/MocA family protein, translating into MNDNDHRPVRFGIVGAGSIARRFAQSLAHVPGATLAGAWARRADATAAFCETCGGTPAASLEALLASDIDAVYIATLHDSHAQYTLAALAAGKAVLCEKPATLNAAQLDTVLRAARDAGRLFMEAMKPPFFPLYRQLRAHLHDDPIGEIRLVRAGCASSSVPGDHSVYRLDRAGGALLDIGIYEAFLAVDWLGAALDVQTLGRVGATGVDMFASLNSLHANGGIAQLFCGLDVMGRGDALIAAAGGHVTIHEKWWNPARATIRYADGRTVELDAPVDGGGLNYETAHFCDLLRAGETESPIMTHDHSRQMIAMTDAARAALGVRYSGE; encoded by the coding sequence ATGAACGACAACGACCATCGCCCGGTGCGCTTCGGCATCGTCGGCGCAGGCAGCATTGCGCGCCGCTTCGCGCAAAGCCTCGCGCACGTACCGGGTGCCACGCTCGCAGGCGCCTGGGCGCGCCGCGCCGACGCGACCGCGGCCTTTTGCGAGACGTGCGGCGGCACGCCTGCGGCCAGCCTCGAAGCGCTCCTCGCGAGCGATATCGACGCCGTCTACATCGCGACGCTCCATGACAGTCACGCGCAGTACACGCTGGCCGCGCTTGCCGCCGGCAAGGCCGTGCTGTGCGAAAAACCCGCGACGCTGAACGCGGCGCAACTCGACACCGTGCTGCGTGCGGCACGCGACGCCGGGCGGCTCTTCATGGAAGCGATGAAGCCGCCGTTCTTTCCGCTGTACCGTCAGTTGCGCGCGCACCTGCATGACGATCCGATCGGCGAGATCCGGCTCGTGCGCGCGGGGTGCGCATCGTCGTCGGTACCCGGTGACCATTCCGTCTATCGCCTCGATCGCGCGGGCGGCGCGCTGCTCGATATCGGGATCTACGAGGCGTTTCTCGCGGTCGACTGGCTCGGCGCGGCGCTCGACGTGCAGACGCTCGGCCGCGTCGGTGCGACCGGCGTCGACATGTTCGCGAGCCTGAACAGCCTGCATGCGAACGGCGGGATCGCGCAGCTCTTTTGCGGGCTCGACGTGATGGGGCGCGGCGACGCGCTGATCGCCGCGGCCGGCGGGCATGTGACGATTCACGAGAAGTGGTGGAACCCGGCGCGCGCGACGATCCGCTATGCGGACGGGCGCACCGTCGAACTCGACGCGCCGGTCGACGGCGGCGGGCTGAACTACGAGACCGCGCATTTCTGCGACCTGCTGCGCGCGGGCGAAACCGAAAGCCCGATCATGACGCACGACCATTCGCGGCAGATGATCGCGATGACCGATGCCGCACGTGCCGCGCTCGGCGTGCGCTATTCGGGCGAGTAG
- a CDS encoding FadR/GntR family transcriptional regulator, giving the protein MEQGKDRSLVAKVMDGLVSGIVEDKYGGILPPQDVLSKEFDVSRTVMREALSMLLARDMLDVRPKVGTRVRPMRDWRMIDEDVVSWRFRAKPDPQFMRDVIEFRMLIEPRATAQAAVRATAADIAGIREAFDAFKVLQPGDPGYDTADELLHTRIVQASGNQFFQQMAAIVRGAVRLVNPRVVKKEGAHEIAVKAHARVVDAIERRDPREAEAASLALIDFSADEISRDFSVDVPVRA; this is encoded by the coding sequence ATGGAGCAGGGCAAAGACCGGTCACTGGTCGCCAAAGTGATGGATGGGCTTGTCTCGGGTATCGTCGAAGACAAGTACGGCGGCATCTTGCCGCCGCAAGACGTGCTATCGAAAGAGTTCGATGTGAGTCGCACCGTGATGCGGGAAGCGCTGTCGATGTTGCTTGCGCGCGACATGCTGGACGTGCGGCCGAAAGTCGGCACGCGCGTGCGGCCGATGCGTGACTGGCGGATGATCGACGAAGATGTCGTGAGCTGGCGATTTCGGGCAAAACCCGATCCGCAGTTCATGCGCGACGTCATCGAATTCCGGATGCTGATCGAACCGCGCGCGACCGCGCAGGCGGCGGTGCGTGCGACGGCGGCCGACATCGCGGGCATTCGCGAAGCGTTCGATGCGTTCAAGGTGCTGCAGCCCGGCGATCCCGGCTACGACACGGCGGACGAGTTGCTGCACACGCGGATCGTGCAGGCGAGCGGCAACCAGTTCTTCCAGCAGATGGCGGCGATCGTGCGCGGTGCGGTGCGCCTCGTGAATCCGCGCGTCGTGAAGAAGGAGGGCGCACACGAAATCGCCGTCAAGGCGCATGCGCGTGTCGTCGACGCGATCGAGCGGCGCGATCCGCGCGAAGCCGAAGCGGCATCGCTCGCGCTGATCGATTTCAGCGCCGACGAGATCTCGCGCGATTTCTCCGTCGACGTTCCCGTGCGAGCCTGA